Proteins from a genomic interval of Streptomyces sp. NBC_00820:
- a CDS encoding DUF6333 family protein has translation MRPLPHSLTRITRIHPPAPHRYDQHSIRNAPAHDPERARRVVRELSTVADVVEEVAPIARRDIGSPKNLGDLDIVTIGCWGNAIQITDPAFAENGTTTYNLDNAFDAQVQAHPDARIAAACEMDFSQTYAKYLIHVPGAPRVSADGWDETDVTGDLVEALRACGIDPSGPGTENLDYDDPDTFVWGDYLDLVACGLHIPFATESLQVSVFRVTRPEETRDDMEEAWQQD, from the coding sequence ATGCGCCCGCTGCCTCACAGCCTCACCCGGATCACCCGCATCCACCCCCCGGCCCCGCACCGCTACGACCAGCACTCCATCCGCAACGCCCCAGCTCACGACCCCGAGCGCGCCCGTCGCGTCGTCCGTGAACTGTCCACGGTCGCCGACGTGGTCGAGGAAGTCGCGCCCATCGCGCGCAGGGACATCGGCTCACCCAAGAACCTCGGCGACCTCGACATCGTCACCATCGGTTGCTGGGGCAACGCCATCCAGATCACCGACCCCGCCTTCGCGGAGAACGGCACCACCACCTACAACCTCGACAACGCCTTCGACGCCCAGGTCCAGGCCCACCCCGACGCGCGTATCGCCGCCGCGTGCGAGATGGACTTCTCCCAGACCTACGCCAAGTACCTGATTCACGTCCCCGGCGCCCCCCGCGTCTCCGCGGACGGCTGGGACGAGACGGACGTCACCGGCGACCTCGTCGAAGCCCTCCGGGCCTGCGGCATCGACCCGAGCGGTCCCGGCACCGAAAACCTCGACTACGACGACCCCGACACCTTCGTCTGGGGCGACTACCTCGATCTCGTCGCGTGCGGCCTCCACATCCCCTTCGCCACCGAGTCCTTGCAGGTGTCCGTCTTCAGGGTCACCCGCCCCGAGGAGACCCGGGACGACATGGAAGAGGCCTGGCAGCAGGACTGA
- a CDS encoding vWA domain-containing protein, translating to MSANKIQHKVNHVALVVDCSGSMRQHQGQLVRVVDEFVAGLKAESDSLGHETRISLYSFDHKVENLVWDMDVKHLPSMRGLYKVNNGATALIEASLKSLDDLGHIWEEYGEHSFLQIVVTDGEENASGGDRRHDGDMAILGPWLDRITAKMGGLPGHWTSAILVPNSLAKRTAQNYGFPAGNIAIWDADSQEGVEEAIGTVRAAATSFLRGREQGVRGTKNLFAVGQDISVDEVRANLEPIPVDKYRLLKVDKEVEIRPFVDSHPGVKYERGACYYQLGARAQVQPNKEVIVVEKETDRAYTGDAARSLLFGTGIQGTVSVKAGNNPKLEVYVQSRSVNRKLKPDTRLLIML from the coding sequence GTGTCCGCCAACAAGATCCAGCACAAGGTCAATCACGTCGCGCTGGTAGTGGACTGTTCGGGTTCCATGCGTCAGCACCAGGGTCAGCTCGTACGCGTCGTGGACGAGTTCGTCGCGGGTCTGAAAGCCGAGTCGGACAGCCTCGGCCACGAGACCCGGATCAGTCTCTACTCCTTCGACCACAAGGTGGAGAACCTGGTCTGGGACATGGACGTGAAGCATCTGCCGTCCATGCGGGGGCTGTACAAGGTCAACAATGGCGCTACGGCCCTCATCGAGGCTTCTCTGAAGTCCCTGGACGACCTGGGCCACATCTGGGAGGAGTACGGCGAGCACAGCTTCCTCCAGATCGTGGTCACGGACGGCGAGGAGAACGCCTCCGGCGGCGACAGGCGGCACGACGGCGACATGGCCATCCTCGGCCCCTGGCTCGACAGGATCACGGCGAAGATGGGCGGCCTGCCGGGCCACTGGACGTCCGCGATCCTCGTTCCGAACTCCCTGGCGAAGCGCACCGCCCAGAACTACGGTTTCCCGGCCGGAAACATCGCCATCTGGGATGCGGATTCCCAGGAGGGTGTCGAGGAGGCGATCGGCACCGTGCGCGCTGCCGCCACCAGCTTCCTCCGGGGCCGCGAGCAGGGTGTGCGCGGCACGAAGAACCTGTTCGCCGTCGGCCAGGACATATCGGTTGACGAGGTGCGGGCGAACCTCGAACCGATTCCGGTCGACAAGTACCGGCTCCTCAAGGTCGACAAGGAGGTCGAGATACGGCCCTTCGTCGATTCGCATCCGGGCGTGAAGTACGAACGCGGCGCTTGCTACTACCAGTTGGGCGCCCGCGCTCAGGTTCAGCCGAACAAGGAAGTCATCGTCGTCGAGAAGGAGACCGATCGCGCCTACACGGGCGACGCGGCGCGCAGCCTTCTGTTCGGTACGGGTATCCAGGGGACCGTCTCCGTGAAGGCGGGAAACAACCCCAAGTTGGAGGTGTACGTGCAGAGTCGTTCGGTGAACAGGAAGCTCAAGCCGGACACGCGTCTGCTCATCATGCTCTGA
- the rph gene encoding rifamycin-inactivating phosphotransferase — MTEQYVLDLREVDETQVAVVGGKGAHLGGLSRIDGIRVPEGFCVTTDAFRRIMAQAPSIDDRLDQLSRSDPDDREAIRTFSAEIRRTIEGIAIPGDLAAAITGALDRLGGQAAYAVRSSATAEDLPTASFAGQQDTYLNVVGPTAILQHVSRCWASLFTERAVTYRQRNGIDHRTVHMAVVVQRMVFPQAAGILFTADPVTGNRKVATVDAGFGLGEALVSGLVNPDVFKVRDGEVVEKAIAAKQRAVHALPAGGTREVAIDSGRQERPSLTDAQVVRLVQLGRRIEAHFGRPQDIEWCLADDGFQIVQSRPITTLFPIPETDDQENHVYVSVGHQQMMTDPMKPLGLSMWQLTAMVPMPEAGGRLFVDVTRRLASPASRSGLLDLIGRGDPLVRDALETVLGRDDFVPSLPDTGPVGSPAGGPPAGAPPTGGPPAGGAPAPVEPDPAIVTELIERSQASVAALERGIRTKTGSALFDFLLEAFEEHKRVLGDPLNIQAIMAGMEASWWLNDKLWEWLGEKNAADTLTLSAPGNITSEMGLALLGVADVIRPWPEVVAFLRGVEQGADETFLDELAKLAGGTEARDAIEAYLERYGMRCVGEIDITRPRWRERPSTLVPVILDNVRNFEPGAAGLRFEQGRQKAREKEQDVLSRLRALPDGDRRADEAKRMIDQVRAFIGYREYPKYGIVSRYFVYKRALLEEAERLVRAGVLPEKEDAFYLTFQELHDVVRSNQVDGRLIQQRKDAFRSYEALTPPRVLTSDGEAVTGAYRRDDVPAGALVGLPVSAGTIEGRARVILDMADADLEAGDILVTTFTDPSWSPLFVAVAGLVTEVGGTMTHGAVIAREYGLPAVVGVDQATRRIRDGQRIRVHGTDGYVEILS, encoded by the coding sequence ATGACCGAGCAGTACGTGCTGGATCTTCGAGAGGTCGACGAGACGCAGGTCGCGGTCGTCGGCGGCAAGGGCGCGCACCTGGGCGGGCTGTCTCGGATCGACGGCATCCGCGTGCCGGAGGGCTTCTGCGTGACGACGGACGCCTTCCGGCGGATCATGGCGCAGGCCCCGTCGATCGACGATCGGCTCGATCAGTTGTCGCGCTCGGACCCGGACGACCGGGAGGCGATCCGCACGTTCAGTGCGGAGATTCGTCGAACCATCGAAGGGATCGCCATCCCCGGCGATCTCGCGGCGGCGATCACCGGCGCGCTCGACCGGCTCGGCGGGCAGGCCGCCTACGCCGTCCGGTCCAGCGCGACGGCGGAGGACCTGCCGACGGCGTCCTTCGCCGGCCAGCAGGACACGTACCTGAACGTGGTGGGGCCGACGGCGATCCTCCAGCACGTCAGCCGGTGCTGGGCGTCGCTGTTCACCGAGCGGGCCGTGACCTACCGCCAACGCAACGGCATCGACCACCGTACGGTCCACATGGCCGTGGTCGTGCAGCGGATGGTCTTCCCGCAGGCGGCCGGCATCCTGTTCACGGCCGACCCCGTCACGGGCAACCGTAAGGTCGCCACCGTGGACGCCGGCTTCGGCCTCGGTGAGGCCCTGGTCTCCGGCCTGGTGAACCCGGACGTCTTCAAGGTGCGAGACGGCGAAGTCGTCGAGAAGGCGATCGCCGCCAAACAGCGCGCCGTTCACGCCCTGCCGGCCGGCGGTACGCGGGAAGTGGCGATCGACTCGGGGCGGCAGGAGCGGCCGTCGTTGACGGACGCGCAGGTCGTACGGCTCGTACAGCTCGGACGCCGGATCGAAGCGCACTTCGGCCGACCGCAGGACATCGAGTGGTGCCTGGCCGACGACGGCTTCCAGATCGTCCAGAGCCGGCCGATCACGACGCTGTTCCCCATCCCCGAGACCGACGACCAGGAGAATCACGTCTACGTCTCCGTCGGCCATCAGCAGATGATGACCGATCCCATGAAGCCCCTGGGGCTCTCCATGTGGCAGCTGACGGCCATGGTGCCGATGCCCGAGGCCGGCGGGAGGCTGTTCGTCGACGTCACCCGGCGCCTGGCCTCGCCCGCGAGCCGGTCCGGCCTCCTGGACCTCATAGGGAGAGGCGATCCGCTGGTCAGGGATGCTCTGGAGACCGTCCTCGGCCGCGACGATTTCGTCCCGTCGCTCCCGGACACGGGCCCCGTCGGGTCTCCGGCCGGCGGACCTCCGGCGGGCGCACCTCCGACCGGTGGGCCTCCGGCCGGAGGTGCGCCCGCCCCGGTCGAACCCGATCCGGCCATCGTCACCGAGCTGATCGAGCGCAGCCAGGCATCCGTCGCCGCCCTGGAGCGCGGCATCCGGACGAAGACCGGATCGGCGCTGTTCGACTTCCTGCTGGAGGCCTTCGAGGAGCACAAACGAGTCCTCGGTGACCCGCTGAACATTCAGGCGATCATGGCGGGGATGGAGGCCTCCTGGTGGCTCAACGACAAGCTGTGGGAGTGGCTGGGCGAGAAGAACGCGGCTGACACGCTGACGCTGTCCGCCCCCGGCAACATCACGTCGGAGATGGGACTGGCGCTGCTCGGCGTCGCGGACGTGATCCGCCCGTGGCCGGAGGTGGTGGCGTTCCTGCGGGGCGTCGAGCAGGGCGCGGACGAGACCTTCCTGGACGAGCTGGCGAAGCTCGCGGGCGGGACTGAGGCGCGCGACGCCATCGAGGCCTACCTCGAGCGGTACGGCATGCGCTGCGTCGGCGAGATCGACATCACGAGGCCACGGTGGCGCGAGCGCCCCAGCACGCTCGTGCCCGTGATCCTCGACAACGTCAGGAACTTCGAGCCGGGCGCCGCCGGGCTGCGCTTCGAACAAGGGCGGCAGAAGGCGCGGGAGAAGGAACAGGACGTGCTGTCACGCCTGCGGGCCCTGCCGGACGGGGACCGGAGGGCCGACGAGGCCAAGCGGATGATCGACCAGGTCAGGGCCTTCATCGGGTACCGGGAGTACCCGAAGTACGGCATCGTCAGCCGCTACTTCGTCTACAAGCGGGCCCTGTTGGAGGAGGCCGAGCGCCTCGTGCGGGCAGGTGTGCTTCCCGAGAAGGAGGACGCCTTCTACCTCACGTTCCAGGAACTCCACGACGTCGTACGCTCGAACCAGGTGGACGGCCGGCTCATCCAGCAGCGCAAGGACGCGTTCCGGTCGTACGAGGCCCTCACACCGCCCCGGGTGCTCACCTCGGACGGTGAGGCCGTCACCGGGGCGTACCGGCGCGACGACGTGCCGGCGGGCGCCCTCGTCGGCCTTCCGGTGTCCGCCGGGACCATCGAGGGAAGGGCCCGCGTCATCCTCGACATGGCGGATGCCGACCTCGAAGCGGGCGACATCCTGGTCACGACCTTCACGGATCCCAGCTGGTCGCCGCTGTTCGTCGCGGTCGCGGGCCTGGTGACGGAGGTGGGCGGCACGATGACCCATGGAGCGGTGATCGCCCGGGAGTACGGCCTGCCGGCCGTCGTGGGCGTGGACCAGGCCACCCGGCGGATCAGGGACGGGCAGCGGATCCGCGTGCACGGAACCGACGGGTACGTCGAGATCCTGTCCTGA
- a CDS encoding DUF3592 domain-containing protein, which produces MDGWLAAGVPLLLGAVFMTVGVTIRRGTRRLREQGANARGTVVGFRTRRDFDSNSTMYRPVVQWVTGDGRTVEVVSSTARNTVGDLHRGAAVTVFYDPDDPERMLIDGYDGGVLAGVFCLLGAVGLAAALLVVWCLAT; this is translated from the coding sequence ATGGACGGATGGCTTGCGGCGGGTGTACCGCTGCTGCTCGGGGCGGTGTTCATGACCGTCGGCGTCACCATCCGGCGGGGGACACGGAGGCTGCGGGAGCAGGGGGCGAACGCCCGCGGCACGGTTGTCGGGTTCCGGACCCGGCGCGACTTCGATTCCAACAGCACGATGTACCGTCCGGTGGTCCAGTGGGTGACCGGTGACGGCCGGACGGTGGAGGTGGTGTCCTCGACCGCCAGAAACACGGTCGGCGATCTCCACCGGGGCGCGGCGGTGACGGTCTTCTACGACCCGGACGACCCGGAGCGGATGCTCATCGACGGCTACGACGGCGGCGTGCTGGCCGGCGTCTTCTGCCTTCTGGGGGCTGTGGGGCTGGCGGCCGCACTCCTCGTCGTCTGGTGCCTCGCCACCTGA
- a CDS encoding glycoside hydrolase family 19 protein, with the protein MSRRHISAALTALALATAPLLLPAPAASASSAASCSSYPAWVAGRSYATGDVVRYTDGKTYIAEHDNPGYDPIISTWYWDPYACDSGTGTPAGDFVVSEAQFNQMFPNRNSFYTYSGFVAALSAYPGFAHTGSDAVKKQEAAAFLANVNHETGGLVYVVEQNTANYPTYCDWSQSYGCPAGQAAYYGRGPIQLSWNFNYKAAGDALGIDLLNNPWLVQNDAAVAWKTGLWYWNTQSGPGSMTPHNAMVNQAGFGQTIRSINGSLECDGRNPAQVQSRVDAYQRFSQILGVSPGGNLYC; encoded by the coding sequence GTGTCGAGACGACACATCTCCGCCGCGCTGACCGCCCTCGCCCTCGCGACGGCCCCGCTGCTACTGCCGGCCCCGGCCGCTTCGGCCTCGTCGGCCGCCTCCTGCTCCAGCTACCCGGCCTGGGTGGCCGGAAGGTCGTACGCCACCGGCGACGTCGTCCGCTACACCGACGGCAAGACGTACATCGCCGAACACGACAACCCGGGTTACGACCCCATCATCAGCACCTGGTACTGGGACCCTTACGCCTGCGACAGCGGCACCGGCACGCCGGCCGGCGACTTCGTCGTGAGCGAGGCGCAGTTCAACCAGATGTTCCCGAACCGGAACTCGTTCTACACGTACAGCGGGTTCGTCGCGGCCCTCAGCGCCTACCCGGGCTTCGCCCACACCGGCAGCGACGCGGTGAAGAAGCAGGAGGCGGCGGCCTTCCTCGCCAACGTCAACCACGAGACCGGCGGTCTGGTGTACGTGGTCGAGCAGAACACGGCCAACTACCCCACCTACTGCGACTGGAGCCAGTCCTACGGCTGTCCCGCGGGCCAGGCCGCCTACTACGGGCGCGGGCCGATCCAGCTCAGCTGGAACTTCAACTACAAGGCCGCCGGCGACGCGCTCGGCATCGACCTGCTCAACAACCCCTGGCTGGTGCAGAACGACGCGGCGGTCGCCTGGAAGACCGGCCTGTGGTACTGGAACACCCAGTCCGGTCCCGGCTCCATGACGCCGCACAACGCCATGGTGAACCAGGCCGGATTCGGCCAGACGATCCGCAGCATCAACGGCTCCCTGGAGTGCGACGGCCGCAACCCGGCCCAGGTGCAGAGCCGCGTCGACGCCTACCAGCGCTTCTCCCAGATCCTCGGCGTCTCCCCCGGCGGCAACCTCTACTGCTGA
- a CDS encoding FAD-dependent oxidoreductase, with protein MTQSLPERRCDHEQEFTGGGAPPVVVIGAGPYGLSVAAHLRAAGVKVRIFGDVLGSWRHAMATGMFLKSTPDATDLSAPEPGGRLADFRRAHGEPELTELTPIPCDVFVRYGLWFQKRYVGEVEPGRATAVERAPSGPHFTVRLDDGQQLTAAAVVVATGLNGLAHIPVELRNLAPQGPGADARVSHTSHHTDLSPYASRRVAVIGGGQSALESAALLHEAGADVQVLVRESHVLWGQKPALSRPWTERLSKPASPLGTGWILAAVCATPGGVRRLPAAARMLLFRKALGPSGGWWLRDRVEDVVPIRTSCRVTAAEADDSGVHLSVSGHQGPETLTTDHVLAATGYRLDLDALTFLSPSLRNSVVRVPGSQAPHLSAAFESSTPGLYFTGSLAAPMFGPMMRFVAGTEYAATRIARHASRSATHSAAPA; from the coding sequence ATGACGCAGTCGCTTCCGGAGCGACGCTGTGACCATGAGCAGGAGTTCACCGGGGGCGGAGCCCCTCCCGTCGTCGTCATCGGCGCCGGCCCGTACGGCCTGTCGGTGGCCGCACACCTACGGGCCGCCGGGGTGAAGGTCCGCATCTTCGGTGACGTGCTGGGCAGTTGGCGGCACGCCATGGCCACCGGCATGTTCCTGAAGTCGACACCGGACGCCACCGACCTGTCGGCGCCGGAGCCGGGCGGCCGACTGGCGGACTTCCGCCGGGCGCACGGCGAGCCGGAGTTGACCGAGCTGACACCGATTCCGTGCGACGTGTTCGTGCGGTACGGGCTGTGGTTCCAGAAGCGGTACGTCGGCGAGGTGGAACCGGGCCGGGCCACGGCAGTCGAACGCGCCCCGTCGGGGCCGCACTTCACGGTGCGCCTTGACGACGGACAGCAGCTGACGGCGGCGGCCGTCGTCGTCGCCACCGGCCTCAACGGCCTCGCCCACATCCCGGTGGAGCTGCGGAACCTGGCCCCGCAGGGGCCGGGCGCCGACGCCCGGGTGTCCCACACCAGCCACCACACCGACCTCTCCCCGTACGCCAGCCGACGGGTCGCGGTGATCGGGGGCGGCCAGTCCGCCCTGGAGAGCGCGGCCCTGTTGCATGAGGCAGGCGCCGACGTACAGGTCCTGGTCCGCGAGTCGCACGTGCTGTGGGGGCAGAAGCCCGCGCTGTCCCGCCCCTGGACGGAACGGCTGTCCAAGCCCGCCTCGCCGCTCGGCACCGGCTGGATCCTGGCGGCGGTCTGCGCCACCCCCGGCGGCGTGCGCCGGCTGCCCGCCGCCGCCCGGATGCTGCTGTTCCGCAAGGCGCTGGGCCCGTCGGGCGGCTGGTGGCTGCGCGACCGCGTCGAGGACGTCGTCCCGATCCGCACGTCGTGCCGTGTGACGGCAGCCGAAGCCGACGACTCCGGGGTACACCTGTCCGTCTCCGGGCACCAGGGCCCCGAAACCCTGACCACCGATCACGTCCTGGCGGCGACGGGCTACCGACTCGACCTGGACGCGCTGACCTTCCTGTCCCCCAGCCTGCGCAACTCCGTCGTGCGCGTGCCGGGTTCGCAAGCACCGCACCTCTCGGCGGCGTTCGAGTCCTCGACACCGGGCCTGTATTTCACCGGCTCCCTCGCCGCACCGATGTTCGGCCCGATGATGCGCTTCGTCGCCGGTACGGAGTACGCCGCCACCCGCATCGCCCGCCACGCATCCCGCTCCGCCACCCACTCCGCCGCCCCCGCCTGA
- a CDS encoding permease, translating into MHAVLHALSIAGAMTWEITWALILGFALSAVVQAVVRKSTVVSLLGDDRPRTLAVAAGLGVASSSCSYAAVALARSLFRKGANFTAAMAFEIASTNLVVELGVILALLMGWQFTAAEFVGGPVMMVLLAVLFRLFLRDSLLRQARAQAERGLAGSMEGHAAMDMSVHAEGSFLRRLLSRDGFTATAHVFVMEWAAILRDLVLGLLIAGAVAAWVPDSFWRAFFFDGHPLAAKLWGPLIGPLVAIASFVCSVGNVPLAVVLWKGGISFGGVVSFIFADLLILPILNIYRKYYGPRMALFLLGTFYVAMVVAGYVVELVFGALGLVPDRGSARIPMGGVSWNYTTWLNIAFLLLAVVLLVRFFRTGGLPMLRMMGGAPDAGHDRGSHGSHGSHGSHEGREGQEGQEG; encoded by the coding sequence ATGCACGCCGTACTGCACGCCCTGTCCATCGCCGGTGCCATGACCTGGGAGATCACCTGGGCTCTGATCCTGGGCTTCGCGCTGTCGGCCGTCGTCCAGGCCGTGGTCCGCAAGTCCACGGTCGTCTCCCTCCTCGGTGACGACCGTCCCCGCACACTCGCCGTCGCGGCCGGCCTCGGCGTCGCCTCCTCCTCGTGCTCCTACGCGGCGGTCGCGCTGGCGCGCTCGCTGTTCCGCAAGGGGGCGAACTTCACCGCCGCGATGGCCTTCGAGATCGCCTCGACGAACCTCGTCGTCGAACTGGGCGTGATCCTGGCACTGTTGATGGGCTGGCAGTTCACCGCCGCCGAATTCGTGGGCGGGCCCGTCATGATGGTGCTGCTGGCGGTCCTGTTCCGCCTCTTCCTGCGCGACAGTCTGCTGCGGCAGGCCCGTGCGCAGGCCGAGCGGGGGCTCGCCGGGTCGATGGAGGGTCACGCGGCGATGGACATGTCGGTCCACGCGGAAGGGTCCTTCCTCCGGCGGCTGTTGTCCCGGGACGGTTTCACCGCCACCGCGCACGTCTTCGTCATGGAGTGGGCGGCGATCCTGCGCGACCTCGTCCTCGGCCTGCTCATCGCCGGTGCCGTCGCCGCCTGGGTGCCCGACTCCTTCTGGCGTGCCTTCTTCTTCGACGGCCACCCGCTCGCGGCCAAGCTGTGGGGTCCCCTCATCGGCCCGCTGGTGGCCATCGCGTCGTTCGTGTGCTCCGTCGGCAATGTGCCGCTGGCCGTGGTGCTGTGGAAGGGGGGTATCAGCTTCGGCGGTGTCGTGTCCTTCATCTTCGCCGACCTGCTGATCCTGCCGATCCTCAACATCTACCGGAAGTACTACGGCCCCAGGATGGCGCTCTTCCTCCTCGGCACCTTCTACGTCGCGATGGTCGTCGCCGGGTACGTCGTCGAACTCGTCTTCGGCGCCCTCGGACTCGTCCCCGACCGTGGGAGTGCCCGGATTCCGATGGGCGGTGTCTCCTGGAACTACACCACCTGGCTCAACATCGCCTTCCTCCTGCTGGCCGTGGTGCTCCTCGTGCGCTTCTTCCGTACGGGCGGGCTGCCGATGCTCCGCATGATGGGTGGGGCGCCGGATGCGGGTCATGATCGCGGAAGCCATGGAAGCCATGGAAGCCATGGAAGCCATGAGGGGCGGGAGGGGCAGGAGGGGCAGGAGGGTTAG
- a CDS encoding ArsR/SmtB family transcription factor, producing the protein MEAQAQQQPEGTSHRTPPVHANPADVALETALLALADPVRQILVRELAGGGDWERACGSFDVPVTKATLSRHFAVLREAGLLEQRDAGPKRLNRLRRAEFDARFPGLLDLVLRQEGTVQ; encoded by the coding sequence ATGGAGGCGCAGGCCCAGCAGCAGCCGGAGGGTACGAGCCACCGGACTCCGCCGGTTCACGCGAACCCCGCTGACGTGGCGCTGGAGACGGCCCTGCTCGCCCTTGCCGATCCTGTGCGCCAGATCCTGGTGAGGGAGCTGGCGGGTGGCGGGGACTGGGAGCGGGCGTGCGGCAGCTTCGACGTTCCTGTCACCAAGGCGACCCTCAGCCGGCACTTCGCGGTGCTGCGTGAGGCAGGGCTCCTGGAGCAGCGTGACGCCGGGCCGAAGCGGCTCAACCGGCTGCGCCGGGCCGAGTTCGACGCCCGCTTCCCCGGACTGCTCGACCTGGTGCTCCGCCAGGAGGGCACCGTCCAGTAG
- a CDS encoding alpha/beta hydrolase, protein MPAHLPPPPTPTLEPAARELTEATAPHPRIYEIPPAQGRELLDGLQSGEGVAKPDVDEEWIDVDAGEWGTVRTRIIRPAGATGALPVIFYIHGAGWVFGDEKTHDRLVRELAVGSGAAAVFPVYDLAPEARYPTQIEQNYAVARWVVANGAEHGLDASRMVVCGDSVGGNMSAVLAQMAKDRGDVRLAAQVLLYPVTDADFDTPSYVQFADGYYLTRDGMVWFWDQYTTDEDQRKERYAAPLRASLDELKGLPPALVITDEADVLRDEGEAYAARLREAGVPVTAVRVLGMVHDFLMLDALRLTHGANVAREIAIAVIKGALYGG, encoded by the coding sequence CTGCCCGCGCATCTGCCCCCGCCGCCCACTCCGACGCTGGAGCCCGCCGCCAGGGAACTCACCGAGGCCACCGCCCCGCACCCCCGTATCTACGAGATTCCGCCCGCCCAGGGCCGTGAGCTCCTCGACGGCCTGCAGTCCGGGGAGGGCGTGGCAAAGCCGGACGTCGACGAGGAGTGGATCGACGTCGACGCGGGCGAGTGGGGCACCGTACGCACCCGGATCATCAGACCCGCGGGCGCCACCGGAGCGCTGCCGGTCATCTTCTACATCCACGGCGCCGGCTGGGTCTTCGGCGACGAGAAGACGCACGACCGTCTGGTGCGCGAGCTGGCCGTCGGCTCCGGCGCGGCCGCCGTCTTCCCCGTCTACGACCTCGCGCCCGAGGCCCGGTACCCCACCCAGATCGAGCAGAACTACGCCGTCGCCCGCTGGGTCGTGGCCAACGGCGCCGAGCACGGGCTCGACGCCTCGCGGATGGTCGTCTGCGGCGACTCCGTAGGCGGCAACATGTCGGCGGTGCTGGCCCAGATGGCCAAGGACCGGGGCGATGTCCGCCTCGCCGCGCAGGTGCTGCTGTACCCCGTCACCGACGCGGACTTCGACACCCCGTCCTACGTGCAGTTCGCCGACGGCTACTACCTCACCCGGGACGGCATGGTCTGGTTCTGGGACCAGTACACGACCGACGAGGACCAGCGCAAGGAACGGTACGCGGCCCCGCTGCGCGCCTCCCTCGACGAGCTGAAGGGGCTGCCGCCCGCCCTGGTGATCACCGATGAGGCCGACGTGCTGCGCGACGAGGGCGAGGCCTACGCGGCCCGCCTGCGGGAGGCGGGCGTACCCGTCACCGCCGTCCGTGTCCTGGGCATGGTGCACGACTTCCTGATGCTCGACGCCCTCCGCCTCACCCACGGCGCCAACGTGGCCCGCGAGATCGCCATCGCCGTGATCAAGGGCGCCCTGTACGGCGGCTGA
- a CDS encoding SDR family NAD(P)-dependent oxidoreductase, producing the protein MTKTLITGANKGLGFETARRLLAAGHTVYVGARDPERGMRAAERLGARFVRLNVTDDVSVAAAVETIEAEGGLDVLVNNAGVEPRQADGGFVLPAATTADDVRSVFETNVFGMVRVLHAFLPLLRRSANPVVVNVSSGLGHAPALADPAAPEHFYPGLAYPSSKAAVNMLTVQYAKAFGDIRINAADPGFTATDLNHNQGTQTVEEGAEVIVRLARIDADGPTGTFQNAAGVLPW; encoded by the coding sequence ATGACGAAGACATTGATCACCGGAGCCAACAAGGGTCTCGGATTCGAGACCGCCCGCCGCCTCCTCGCCGCGGGACACACCGTCTACGTGGGTGCCCGCGACCCCGAGCGGGGCATGCGCGCCGCCGAACGACTGGGCGCGCGGTTCGTGCGGCTCAACGTCACCGACGACGTCTCCGTCGCCGCCGCGGTCGAGACGATCGAGGCCGAGGGCGGCCTGGACGTCCTGGTCAACAACGCCGGCGTCGAGCCGCGCCAGGCCGACGGCGGGTTCGTCCTCCCCGCGGCGACGACCGCCGACGACGTACGGTCCGTGTTCGAGACGAACGTCTTCGGCATGGTCCGCGTCCTGCACGCCTTCCTGCCCCTGCTGCGCCGTTCGGCCAACCCGGTCGTGGTCAACGTGAGCAGCGGACTCGGCCACGCCCCCGCCCTGGCCGACCCGGCGGCCCCCGAGCACTTCTACCCCGGCCTCGCCTACCCGTCCTCCAAGGCGGCGGTGAACATGCTCACCGTGCAGTACGCGAAGGCGTTCGGCGACATCCGGATCAACGCCGCGGACCCCGGCTTCACCGCCACCGACCTCAACCACAACCAGGGCACCCAGACCGTCGAGGAGGGCGCCGAGGTCATCGTCCGCCTCGCCCGCATCGACGCCGACGGTCCCACCGGCACCTTCCAGAACGCGGCGGGCGTGCTGCCCTGGTGA